The DNA region ACCGCATTTTGAATAGTTATGCAGGGGAAAGCCGGGAGGCTGGCGCCGCCTGCTACCGCTTGCCGACCAGCTACCAGATCGAAGCGGAACTCGTCCGTTTCGGTTGCCGGCTGGAGCAGGAACGGCTTGGCAAATAAGCTTTTAAGCGCAAAAAGGCCAGTAAAGCGCCCCGCGCTTTACTGGTCTTTTATGTACGCCCAGCATGGGCGTCATCTATAGGGTGAAAGTCCCGAGCGGGGGCTGGCGAGCGCCTACCGCTAGCCAAGGGCAAGGGTGTCCATCGCGAGGTGGAATCTGAAGGAAGCCGGAGGCAAAAGCACGGGCCAAGGTACACAAACTGGATTTGAGGCAGGATGAACCGGATGAGCTGCCATAACACAGCGAAATCCAAAGCCGCCAAGGATCACTCCTGTAAACTCCAGTGGTCGTGGGCGGAAAGATGACGTTCTTATCTGGGGAGGCCTGCGGGAGAAAAAAAAAAAATGCGAAGTCACTTCGTAACCGCAACCGAGAGGCTGCGCTGAACCCGCAGGAGTCAGCAGAGGCCATAGTACGCAAGTACGGGACGCCGGAAAGCGGAAGGGCCGAACCGAAAGGAGAGAGGAAACCGATGCGTTCGCGTGAAGAGCAAAGACAGCCGAATATCCCAAAAGGGAGCTGCCAACAAAGAGAAGCGGTGAAGCCGTCAGGGTATGTTGGAGCGCCGAGTTCTTCATCGGCACAAATCGATCCTTCCTCTCACGAGGCAAGTAACGACTTGTTGGAGCGAATGCTCGAAGGGGAGAACCTCAGGCTCGCCTATAAGCGAGTGGTACAAAACGGAGGTGCCCCCGGTGTAGACCGAGTAACGGTAGCGGGGCTACAGGCTTACCTGAACACACGCTGGGAAACGGTGAAAGATGAACTCCTAACGGGAACGTACAGACCGATACCTGTCAGACGGGTGAAAATCCCCAAACCCGGAGGCGGTGTAAGGCTGCTCGGTATCCCGACCGTGATGGACCGCTTCCTCCAACAAGCACTTCTGCAAGTGATGAACCCGATTTTCGATGCCCCCTTCTCTTGGTACAGCTACGGCTTTAGACCGGGGAAGAGAGCACACGATGCCGTGAAGCAAGCCCAGCGATATATCCAAAGCGGTCTGCGATGGGTCGTAGATATGGATTTGGAAAAGTTCTTTGACCGGGTGAACCACGACATTCTCATGGCAAGAGTGGCAAGGAGAGTGACAGACAAGCGAGTCTTGAAGCTGATTCGGGCCTACTTGGAAGCCGGAATGATGGAAGGTGGCATCTGCCAGAAGACGGACGAGGGAACTCCGCAAGGCGGTCCGCTAAGTCCGCTTCTGGCAAACATCTTACTCGATGATTTGGATAAAGAACTGACAAAGAGGGGGCTGCGGTTTGTTCGTTACGCGGACGACTGCAACATCTTTGTAGCGAGCAGGCGAGCAGGTGAACGAGTCATGGAATCGGTCACACGATTTGTGGAAGGAAAGTTGAAACTGAAAGTGAATCGGGACAAAAGTGCAGTGGACAGGCCATGGAACCGGAAGTTTCTTGGCTTTAGTTTCCTGTCGAATAAACAGGCGACGATTCGATTGGCTCCCAAGACAATCTCTCGATTTAAAGAGAAGATCCGGGAGTTGACAAACCGTACCCAATCAGTCTCCATGGAGGAACGTATATCTAGACTGAACCGTTACCTCATGGGATGGATTGGATATTTCCGAATCGCATCGGCGAAGAGCCACTGTGAAAGATTCGACCAGTGGATTCGAAGAAGACTTCGAATGTGCCTATGGAAACAATGGAAGCGGGTACGCACCCGAATTCGTGAACTTCGGGCACTCGGAGTCCCAGAATGGGCCTGCTATGTTATGGCAAACTCCCGCCGGGGTGCATGGGAAATGTCTCGAAACACAAATAACGCCCTTCCGACTTCCTACTGGGAAGTGAAAGGGCTGAAGAGTTTGCTTTCTCGTTACCTGGAGCTTTGTTAACCTTTTGGAACCGCCGTATGCGGACCCGCATGTACGGTGGTGTGAGAGGACGGGGGTTAGTCACCCTCTCCTACTCGATTAATTAAAGTATAAACTCGGTATGGTCATTGGATATATCCAATCGAATTGGAGACTGGGCACGTGCACGTTATTTTGCCGCGGCCAGCGCATCAACATAAGCTTTCCCGTATTCCGGCAAATCCGGCGGACGGCGGGCGGAAATAATATGTCCGTCGACGACGACCGGTTCATCTTTCCAGACGGCTCCGGCGTTCTCCATATCGTCGCGGATCCCCGGGGTGGAGGTCACGGTCACGCCCTTTAAAATTCCGGCGGAGACAAGCACCCAGCCGGCGTGGCAGATCTGGCCGATCGGCTTTTTCGCGTCATTCATCTCGCGGACGATCTGCAGCACTTTCCCGTACCGGCGCAGCTTGTCCGGAGCCCAACCCCCGGGAACGAGAATGCCGTCGTACCGGCTGGAATCGATTTCCTCAAAGGAAAGTTCGGCTTCGGCGGGGACGCCGTACTTCCCTATGTATTTTTTGCCTTTCTCCGCACCGGCGAGATGGACTTCCGCACCTTCCTCACGAACGCGATAGACCGGGTACCAGAGCTCCAGATCCTCAAATTCTTCGTCTACTAAAGCGATAATCTTTTTACCAGTAAGTCTCAAAATCATCTCCTCCTATCATTTAGCGCCCTTGACGAAATTCCCATTCAATATTTTAATTGTATCAAAAATGATAAGTATTTTCATGCCCAGAGGCTCCAAAACGCTTTCCATGGATGGTAAATATAAGTATGTTCTGCTAATGGAAGGAGATACCTCGGGAAGGTCGAATATATATATTATTCATCGTAGCAACTAAAATGTAGTAGATTAAGATGAGGTGGGTACCGTGCGAAAGCACTGTCATTGCGGGCAAATGATGAATCTAGGCTTCAGGGTGGTTATTTTTGAAGGAATCTATGAAATCAACCGGGTTCCGATTTATGAATGCGAAGATTGCAGTTATTACGAAGTGCTGCCGGAAGTGAAAACGGATTTAACCGACATGCTGGCCAAGCTTAAGCGGGAGCGGGCGGAAGAGCGGATCGATTTTACCGAGCGGAATGAACTGGCCGATCTGATTTTCGGAATTTACCGCCAGTGGAACCGGATGGAGACATCTTCATTTGAAGCCCTGCTCGAGCGGCAATGCGAGGAGAGGATTAACCTTCTGTTGGATTTATTCGGCTGTGCAAAAAATCTGGGCGACACGGCGTGGATGGACGATATTTCCCAACGTTTGGCGCAATTGTCCAAATTTATAAAAAATCGTCAGCTTTCTTAAGCAAAGTTTTGACATTTTCACGTTTTTTTCATTTCAGGTTGTATTTTTATTTCCCTTTTTGATAATATATCAAAAGAACCTGTGCTGAGTGTTATTGAAAAGGGGTTGGAACGATCATGTCCAAGTGGATCAGAATAACTTCGCCTAAGCAGCTCCATGAGGCGCTTGAGGCTTCAGCAAGCGGGCCGCTTCTGCTCTTCAAACATAGTACACGCTGTCCCATCAGCGCCGGCGCGCTCCGGGAAGCGGAAGCCTATTTGAACGGCAATCCGCGCGAAGACGTTACATACGGGCTGATATATGTCATTGAAGATCGGGCTGTGTCGAATGAGGCCGCCGAGCGGCTGGGCGTTAAACACGAATCCCCACAGGCTATATTGGTAAAGGACGGACAAGCCGTCTGGCACACTTCCCATTCAAGCATTACACAGGCGGCGCTGCAGGGAATTCTGAAAGTATGAAGCGTTGTCATTGCATAAAGTAGTATTTTGTCGTATCATAAATTTAATTGAACTCTGGAACTTTACCGGAAGAACGAGTGAAAATCTATGGCAATGGAGAGAAGATTGTGACGGTTACCATTTACGATGTGGCACGTGAAGCAGGCGTCTCGATGGCCACGGTTTCCCGGGTTGTCAACAACAACCCCAATGTGAAACCGCAGACCCGGAAAAAGGTATACGAAGCGATCGAACGGTTGGGCTACCGTCCAAACGCGGTCGCGCGGGGTCTCGCCAGCAAGAAGACCACCACGGTAGGCGTGGTGATCCCCGATATCTCGAATTCGATTTTTGCGGAAATCGCTCGGGGTATTGAAGATATTGCGAACATGTATCACTATAACATTATTTTATGTAACGCCGACAAGCGCAAGGAGAAGGAGATCCGCGTCATCAACACGTTGCTTGAGAAGCAAGTGGACGGGCTCCTGTTTATGGGCGGCACCGTGACGGACGAGCATATTCAGGCGTTTCAAACGTCGTCGGTTCCGATCGTGCTTTGCGCGACAAGCGATGAGAAAGGGCAATATCCTTCGGTGGATATCGACCATGAAGCGGCTGCGTTTGATGCGGTCAGCACGCTGATCCGCCATGGCCACCGGGATATCGCGATGATCAGCGGAACCCTGCAGGATCCGGCGAACGGTTATGCCCGCTTCCAGGGCTACAAGCGCGCGTTGGAAACGGCGGGAATTCAATACCAGGAAGACCTGGTGCGGATCGGCAACTACCGTTACGAATCCGGCGTGGAAGCGATGAAGTATTTCCTGGGGCTTAAGAAACGGCCTACGGCCATCTTTGCGGCAACGGACGAAATGGCTATCGGCGCGATTCACAGCATTCAGGATGAGGGGCTGAAGGTTCCCGACGATTTTTCGATCATCAGCGTCGACAACATTCGCATGGCTTCGATGGTGCGTCCGCAGCTCACAACCGTCGCCCAGCCAATGTATGATTTGGGTGCGGTGGCAATGCGTTTGCTGACCAAACTGATGAAGAAAGAGAACGTGGAGAATCCTCGCGTGATTTTGCCGCATGAGACGATTTTGCGATTGTCGGTCAGCCACGTGTAATGTGTTTTCTTTGTAGAGAGAGATGAGACACAGAAAAAATATATATGAAAAAGGTTATACGACGGAAAAGCTCCTTTTTAGGAGCTTTTTTGAGTATTGGGGGATACTTGGTCAAAGGAGTGATAAGCATGGCTAAAACGATTGGCCTGATGGGCGCCATGGATGAAGAAATCGCCCTGCTGCTGGAGCGGGTCGAAAATCAGGAAACGGCCGTTATCGCGGGCATCCGCTTTGTGAAAGGAAGTCTGCACGGCAAGGACGTCGTCGTCTGCAAATCCGGGGTCGGGAAAGTCAATGCGGCGTTAGCGGCGCAATTGCTGATCGACCGCTTTGAGGCCGGCGCCATATGGTTTACGGGCGTGGCCGGAGCGGTTCACCCGGATCTGGACGTTGGCGACATCGTCATCTCATCTTCCTGCCAGCAGCATGATATGGACGCAAGTCCGCTCGGGTACCCGCGCGGAACGGTGCCTTATCAGGAAGTATCCGACTTTCCCGCGGACCCGGTGTTTATCGCTTTGGCCGAAGAGGCCTGCACCCGGCTGTGCCGGGACCATAAATACATCGTCGGCCGGGTGCTGTCCGGCGATCAATTTATCGCCGACCGCGGCTTCGTCAGCTCGGTGCTGTACGGGGAGATGGAAGGCGCCTGCGTGGAAATGGAAGGCGCCGCGCTTGCGCAAGTGTGCGGCATGAACCGGGTGCCGTTCGTCGTGCTGCGCTCCATCTCCGATAAAGCGGACGGTTCGGCGGACGTGAATTTCGCCGAGTTTACAAAGCTGGCCGCGCAGCGTTCGTTTGAAATCTTAAACGATATGGTGCAGCATCTATAAATAGTCCTGCAGGGCAACCGCGAGCGTCTCGCGGTTTTTGGCCGTGATTTCCGCCCGGCGGGGGATGCCGTTCCAATGCGACAGGTCGTCCAGCCAGGCGTCCGGGAGCGAAAAGGACGTTTGGCTTTGCCAACGCTTTGTCCAGGCTTCCGGGAGTCTGGCGTCCGGCTGCCGCGTTAAGGTTTCCTTTAGCGGGTGGCCGCTCATCTCAAGCCAGAGCAGGCTCCAGGCGCGCGGAACGACCCGCCAGAAATCGTAGCCGCCTCCGCCGACCGCGACCCAGCGCCCTTCGCAGTACGTATGGGCCAGCTCGTGCAGGATTTCGGGCATGCGCCGGTAAATCGCCATGCTGCAGTGCATATGGGACAACGGGTCCAGCGCATGGGCGTCGCACCCGTGCAGGCTGACGATCAGATCCGGGCGAAAATGACCGGCCAGGCGCCGAACGGACTGTTCAAAGCACTCCATCCACGAATCGTCTTCGGTATACGGCTGCAGGGGCAGGTTCATGCACGCGCCATAGCCCTGGTGCTCTCCGCGCTCCGGCAAAAATCCGGTCCCCGGAAACAGGTATTTGCCCGTTTCGTGGATCGAATACGTGCATACCTCCGGGTCCGAATAAAAGCTCCACTGCACCCCGTCCCCGTGGTGGACGTCCGTGTCCACGTAAAGCACGCGCGCGCCGTAACGGCGGCGGGCGTAGGAAATCGCCACGGCGGCGTCGTTGTAAACGCAGAAGCCCGCGGCTTTAGCCGAAAGGGCGTGATGCAGCCCGCCGCCCAAATGCAGGGCATGCGTGCTCGCCCCCGACAGCACCGCTTCAACCGCCGCTACGGTGCCGCCTGAGATGCAGGCCGCCGCCTCGTGCATCCCGGCAAAGTACGGGGTGTCTTCATCCAGCAGGCCGTATTGCTCGGCGCGGCTGACCCAGGCCGGATCGGGCGGAGTCAGGCTTAAATTTTTTACGGCTTCCACGTATGCGGGCTGATGAACCCACAGCAGTTCCTCCTCCGTTGCCGGACGCTGCCGAAGCAGATGATCCGGCTTCAAGGCGCCAACCTCTTTTAACAAATCCATGGTTAATTCCAAGCGGATCGGATGGAACGGGTGCCGGTCATGAAACCGGTATTTCCGCTCTTGTTCATGGTGAATAAATAAAGCGCTTCCAGGCATGGAATCACACGCCTTCCTTATTGATGCTTGCTAATACATGAAACGCTGCTGAAAACGGATGCGGTCGAACTGTTCCTCGGAGGATAACGGGACCTCCTTGCCGATCCGGACCATCAGGCAATTGGCCGGATGGGAGCAAATTTCCGGATCATCGGTCGCGTACCAGACCATATCGACCGTCTTCATAAGCCGTTCCATCATTTTGCGGTAATCCCAAACGCTGAGGCCGCTGTTCTTCAAATCCCAATGCCAGTAATATTCGGTCGTAAACACGATATACCGCTCCATTTGCCCATCCTCGAAAGCGGTGCGGATCATTTTCGAGCCGAGTCCCGCGCTGCGGTATTCATCGGCCACCTCGACGGCCCCCAGTTCGATCAGGTCGGGCATGCGCCCCTGGGACCAGCGCTCCAGCGCGTCGGGATAATGGAAAGTAACGTACCCGACAATCGTCGCTTCGCTCCGGGCCAAAATGATCCGGCCTTCCGGGAGTGAGGCGATTTCGACCAGAGCGGCGTGCTGATCCTCGGGCTTCCGAAAAGCGTCCAGATCCGGATGCATCCGCAGCGTTTGGAGATGGGACGGAGTAACGGGACCTTCCACGATAATTTCGCGTTCATGGTAGGGCAGGGTATGGCGGATATAGGTTTTGCGGTGTTCCATTTTGCCGCCTCCTTTGCTCGTTCACCTCACTTATAACAGAAAAATGAAAAATTGAAAAGTGTAGCCTGTGCGGAAAAACCTGTGATATAATGTTCTCCGACATAAAATTTTCACAATTCAAGGCTGTTAATATGGTGGTTGAGCTTGACAAACGGTTCGGAAGTTTTAATTCCCGTTTCTTTCGATTAGAACGGATGCCTGCCCGCCAACAAAAGCTGAAGCAAAAGATTTACCTTACGCTCCTGTGTATCCGTTTTCATGAACTTTGATCTACTGTTTTCTTATTTACAAAGATTAAGGAGGATGAAACGATGAGTCAACTGCAAGGGGAAATCATTGCGGCGGGTGTACCGTCGTCCAACATGAACAGCTACGAAGAAGCCTGCGCCAATTTTAATTGGAACGATGTGGAAGAGCAGTTTTCCTGGCATGTTACAGGCCGGGTAAACATGGCTTACGAGGCGATCGACCGCCATGTCGATGCCGGGAAGGGGGATAAGCCGGCGCTCTTGTTCAGCGATCCGGTCCGCGAAGAATCCTACACGTTTGAGCAGATGCGGGAGCAGACGAACCGCTGCGCCAATGTGCTGCGCAAATACGGGATCGCTAAGGGGGACCGGGTATTCGTGTTTATGCCGCGGTCGCCCGAGCTTTACATCAGCGTGCTTGGGATTATCAAGGTGGGAGCCGTGGTGGGCCCGCTTTTCGAAGCTTTTATGGAGACGGCGGTCAAAGACCGGCTGGAGGACAGCGGAGCGGTAGCGCTGGTTACGACGCCGGAGCTGCTGCCCCGCGTCAAACGGGAGGAGCTGCCGGCGCTGAAAACGATCTTCGTCGTCGGCGACAACGTAGCCGCGGAACCCGGAATCGTCGATTGGAAATCCGAGCTGGCGGCGGCTTCCCCCGAGGCCGAAATCGAATGGGTGAACCGCGAGGACGGACTCATTTTACATTATACTTCAGGCTCTACCGGCAAGCCGAAAGGCGTTTACCATGTGCACAATGCGATGATTCAGCACTATCATACCGGCCATGTCGTACTCGATTTGAAAGAAGGGGATATCTATTGGTGCACGGCCGACCCCGGATGGGTGACCGGCACGTCCTACGGCATTTTCGCTCCTTGGCTGCACGGGGCGACCAATGTTGTCCGCGGCGGACGCTTCAGCCCGGCCGACTGGTATAGGACGATTCAGAAATATCAAGTGAGCGTCTGGTACAGCGCGCCGACCGCTTTTCGCATGCTGATGGGCGCCGGACAGGACATCATTACGCAATACGATCTGTCTTCGCTGCGCCACGTGTTGTCCGTCGGCGAGCCGCTCAACCCCGAGGTTGTCCGCTGGGGGATGAAGGTATACAACCGCCGGATTCACGATACGTGGTGGATGACCGAGACGGGCGGGCAACTGATCTGCAATTACACGTCGATGCCGATCAAACCCGGTTCGATGGGAAAACCGGTTCCCGGCATCCATGCGGCCATCATCGACGATAACGGCAAGGAATTGCCGCCGTACCGGATGGGCAATTTGGCGATCCGCACGCCATGGCCGTCGATGATGCGGCTGATCTGGAACAACGCGCCGAAATACGAAGAGTACTTCCGGATTCCCGGGTGGTATATTTCCGGGGATACGGCGTATATGGACGAGGACGGGTATTTCTGGTTCCAAGGGCGGATTGACGACGTCATCAACTCCTCCGGCGAGCGGATTGGGCCGTTTGAGGTCGAGAGCAAACTGGTCGAGCATCCGGCCGTGGCCGAAGCCGGCGTGATCGGCAAGCCCGATCCCGTGCGCGGAGAGATCATCAAGGCCTTTATATCGTTGCGCGAAGGGTTCGCGCCTTCCGAGGAACTGAAGGCGGAAATCGCCAAATTCGTCAAAGAAGGGCTGTCCGCCCACGCCGCGCCGCGGGAAATCGAATTTAAAGACAAATTGCCCAAAACGCGCTCCGGCAAAATCATGCGCCGCGTGTTAAAAGCTTGGGAACTTAACCTCCCGGCCGGAGATTTATCGACGATTGAGGATTAAAGCGGATTTTCCCGCTAGATGCAATAAGCCCCTCCGAAGAGCGCTCGGAGGGGCTTTCCCTTGCTTATCTGGTTTTGGCGCCAGCTTATTTACTGTACTGCACCGGAGACGATGCCGGGGATTCGCCCAGCACGTTCACCGCCGTAACCTTGACCCAGACGCTGCCGGAGTCGGTTTTGAAAGAATACTGCGTATCGGCGGTCGAGCCGGCTTTGGAATACGTGCCGTCCGCGGCATCGGACACGTACACGTTATAGCTGGTGACGAGGTCCAGAGCCGGGTTGGCTTCCCAGCTTGCCGTAAACCCTCGTTCGTCCTTCTTAATGCTCACCTGGGCGGGAGAAGCGGGGAGCGAACCGTCCGTGCCATTCTCCCCGGCCGTTCCCCCATCTTCCGGCGTTTCGCCGCTGCTGTCCGGAGGCGTGACGCCTTCCGGGTTTATGCCTCCCAATAAACCGACAACCGCGCTAGGTTCCGACTCCTTGCCGGCTACGTCCACGGCCGTAACGTAATAAGAAGTGGCCGGGCCGGCGGCGTTGGCGTCGGTGATCGACAAATCGTCGCCGATGAGCGCCGCTTTGCCGGTATATTGGAACTCCACCCCGTCATCCGAGCGGTACAGTCGGTAGCCGACAACGTCTTTTTCGCTGTTCGCGCCAAACGTTACCGTGGCCGTGCTTCCGTTTATCTTGAGCGCGACGCCCCCCGGGGACGCCGGGGCATTGCCGTCGTCGGTGCGCGGGTCAGGCTTATACGGCGCGTCCTCGCCGGCGTCCCTCGGCATGTAGTAACTCAGCGATCTGTGGCTGCCCTTCATGACGGAAAACGCGTTCTGCAGCTCTTTCACCAGCTCGGCGATCGGCTTCTCGCGGCGAACGACCACTTTTTCGCGCTGCATATCGGACGGCGTCGTTTCCAGGGGAACGTAGTTCACCCCATCGTAAGTGACATATTTCGCCCGTACCAGAACGTCCTCGGATTTGGTCGGGACGTATTTGGCGTTGAAGATATCCGTCACCAGCTTGCCGGCCTGCTGCGTCAATTGGGTCGGCAGTTTGCCGCTATAGCCGGAGACCGTTTTGGTGACGATTCCGTCCGGCTTTTTGAATTCCTTCGTGGCAAACAGGTCCGGTTCGTTTGCGGTGACCTCGTTCATGACGAGCGACCATATTTTCCGGGCCCGCGATTTACCGGCATCGGAGAGCGTGTTTACGGAATCGCGATAGCCGATCCATACGCCGAGCGTAACGTCCGGCGAGTAGCCCATAAACCAGACGTCCGCGTAATTTTGCGTGGTGCCGGTTTTGCCGACGACGGGAATTTTTCCGTAGTTTTTAAAGTCTCTTTTGATCGAACTGCCCGTCCCGTCCCGAATGACGGTGCGCAGCATATCGGTCATCAAATAGGCGGTTTGCTCGGAAAACACCTGCTTCGGTTCGTTCTTGTGCTTGTAAACGACCTTTCCTTTGGCATCGACGATTTTTTCGATCATATAGGCGTCGACGAACTTTCCGCCGTTCGGGATCGCGCTGTAGGCGTTCGTCAGTTCCTCTACGGTAACGCCGTATTTCAGACCGCCGAGCACGCCGGTTTGCGCATTGTAATCCTCGTCTTCGAGGGTGGTGATCCCGAGTTTTTTCGCGAAATCCCAAGCTTTGTCAATCCCGACGATGTTGTTGAACACCTTGAGCGCCGGGATGTTGCGGGATTCGTTAAGCGCCGTTCTCGCCGTAACCAGGCCTTTGTAGCCGCCGCTGGAGTTTACGGGGATGTGATAGCCCTTTTGGTAATCCCGCAGGATGATCGGCGAATCGTCGATGATGCTGGCCGGCTGAATCAAGCCCGCATCAAGCGCCGGCAAATAAGCGGCGATCGGCTTCATCGTGGAGCCGGGCTGCCGTTTCATTTGCGTCGCATAGTTCATTTGCTCTGTATAGAAATCGCGTCCCTCGATCATGCCCAAAATCGCGCCGGTATCATTGTCGAGCATCATTGCCGCAACCTGCTCCAGGCCTTTCTTTTCACTGGATGGCGAAAAATTATCCGCATTTTCGGACACTTTGTGCATCGAGTTGTATACCTGCTTATCGATCGTGGTATACACTTTGTATCCCCCGGTCAACAGCTCCTGCCGGGCATCCTCGAGAATTTGCGGGCGGCTGGCCGCCTGTTCCTTGGTCAGCTCCGGATTGCGCAGCATCGCAAGCACGATAGCGCCTTGCCGTTCCGTCTCCAGCATCAGATAAGGGTAAGTGTCGTAAGCTTTTTTGGTTTGCTGCGCCAGCGAACCTTTCAGATCAAAAGCCAGCGCCTCCTGATACTGGGCCTGGGTAATTTTGTTCTCTTCCAGCATGCGCTGCAGCACCAGCTGTTGGCGCTTCATCGCTCTTCCGAAGGCTTCCTCGTTAAATTCCCCTTTGCCGTTAAAGGCCGAATAGGAGGAAGGAAGCTGCGGAAGTCCGGCCAAATAAGCGGTCTGCGCGATGTTCAGGTCCTCCAGATTGGAAATGTTGAAGATTCCTTTGGCCGCCGCCTTGATCCCGTAGACCTGGTATCCGTTCGATCCGTTGCCGAAGGGAACTTTGTTCAAATAAGCTGTAATGATTTCTTCCTTGGATAAAAAACGTTCCAGCCGGAGCGCCAGCAGTATTTCCTTGACCTTCCGGTCTTCCGTGCGTTCCAAATTCAGAAAGACGCGCCGCGCGAGCTGCTGGGTCAGCGTACTCCCGCCGGTCTGTACGCTCTCATGGAGCAGCCTTTGCTTTACGGCCCGGAGCGTTCCTTTAAAGTCGACCCCGATATGCTCGTTAAAATGATTGTCCTCAATCGCGATCACCGCATCGATGACCGATTGGGGGATTTGCTGGTAAGTGACCGGACGCCGGTCTTCCTCCGAGCGAAGCTGGCCGATCGCCTGCCCGTCGCGGAAATACGCGAACCCCGTCATCTCGTTATAATTGATTTTTGCTTCAATGTCGGCCCGCGACCGCACGGGATCGTCCTTGACGATCGAGGAGACGTAACCGAACACGGCGCCCCCCGCAAACAGAACTCCCGCAAATCCAAGGAGAACGAGCCAGCCTAGCGTCGCCCAGATCCAGCGGCCTTTCCTGGGCCGCCGAACCGGTTTGCCGCTCTTTGACCTGCGCTTTTTTTGCTGGCCGGAGTTGTTTTCGTTATCATGAACCATCAATGATCCTCCTTTATAAACAGCAACATTATAGCATAAAAATGGTCTATTGGTTGTTTTTTCATCCTATTTGGCTGAGGTTTGACTTCGTAAACGGGATTATGTTATAAAATAATTTAAATGCATATTTTCAAAGGCGTGGAAAGACTTAGTAGAAAGCGGAATCCCGCCGCTCAGAGAATCGGTGGTCGCTGCGAACCGAATGGGCGGATCCCTTTTGAATTACCGTCTGGAGCCGTCCGGGGGAACGCGGCCCTAAGCCGCAAGTAGTCCGGTTCCGGGATGACCGTTATAAGAATGAAGTGAAAACCGTTTCGTTTGCTTTGCTGCGGCCTGCGGCGGGTTAACGCGGTTTTAATTAGGGTGGTAACGCGAGCGCTCCTTCTCGTCCCTTGGGACGGAAGGAGCTTTTTTGCGCTTGTGGGTTTGACGGTTGTTCCAATTTTTGATCTGGAGGAGTGTTTGGTATGAAATGGGAAGAGTTGACGCCTGAGCAGCAGGCGGAGGTGGAGCGCCAGTTGAAAGTAATTTCCCGGGGGGTCGTCGAGATTGTCCCCGAGGATGAACTGAGGCAAAAGGTGATGAAATCGGTCGTCGCCGGAACGCCGCTTAAGGTCAAGCTGGGGCTTGATCCGTCGGCCCCCGATATTCACGTCGGGCACACGGTCGTAATGCAGAAGCTGCGCCAATTTCAGGAGCTCGGCCATCAGGTCCACCTCATCATCGGG from Paenibacillus macerans includes:
- the ccpA gene encoding catabolite control protein A; this encodes MTVTIYDVAREAGVSMATVSRVVNNNPNVKPQTRKKVYEAIERLGYRPNAVARGLASKKTTTVGVVIPDISNSIFAEIARGIEDIANMYHYNIILCNADKRKEKEIRVINTLLEKQVDGLLFMGGTVTDEHIQAFQTSSVPIVLCATSDEKGQYPSVDIDHEAAAFDAVSTLIRHGHRDIAMISGTLQDPANGYARFQGYKRALETAGIQYQEDLVRIGNYRYESGVEAMKYFLGLKKRPTAIFAATDEMAIGAIHSIQDEGLKVPDDFSIISVDNIRMASMVRPQLTTVAQPMYDLGAVAMRLLTKLMKKENVENPRVILPHETILRLSVSHV
- a CDS encoding type 1 glutamine amidotransferase domain-containing protein: MLRLTGKKIIALVDEEFEDLELWYPVYRVREEGAEVHLAGAEKGKKYIGKYGVPAEAELSFEEIDSSRYDGILVPGGWAPDKLRRYGKVLQIVREMNDAKKPIGQICHAGWVLVSAGILKGVTVTSTPGIRDDMENAGAVWKDEPVVVDGHIISARRPPDLPEYGKAYVDALAAAK
- the ltrA gene encoding group II intron reverse transcriptase/maturase; the encoded protein is MRSREEQRQPNIPKGSCQQREAVKPSGYVGAPSSSSAQIDPSSHEASNDLLERMLEGENLRLAYKRVVQNGGAPGVDRVTVAGLQAYLNTRWETVKDELLTGTYRPIPVRRVKIPKPGGGVRLLGIPTVMDRFLQQALLQVMNPIFDAPFSWYSYGFRPGKRAHDAVKQAQRYIQSGLRWVVDMDLEKFFDRVNHDILMARVARRVTDKRVLKLIRAYLEAGMMEGGICQKTDEGTPQGGPLSPLLANILLDDLDKELTKRGLRFVRYADDCNIFVASRRAGERVMESVTRFVEGKLKLKVNRDKSAVDRPWNRKFLGFSFLSNKQATIRLAPKTISRFKEKIRELTNRTQSVSMEERISRLNRYLMGWIGYFRIASAKSHCERFDQWIRRRLRMCLWKQWKRVRTRIRELRALGVPEWACYVMANSRRGAWEMSRNTNNALPTSYWEVKGLKSLLSRYLELC
- the ytxJ gene encoding bacillithiol system redox-active protein YtxJ, yielding MSKWIRITSPKQLHEALEASASGPLLLFKHSTRCPISAGALREAEAYLNGNPREDVTYGLIYVIEDRAVSNEAAERLGVKHESPQAILVKDGQAVWHTSHSSITQAALQGILKV
- a CDS encoding 5'-methylthioadenosine/adenosylhomocysteine nucleosidase; this translates as MAKTIGLMGAMDEEIALLLERVENQETAVIAGIRFVKGSLHGKDVVVCKSGVGKVNAALAAQLLIDRFEAGAIWFTGVAGAVHPDLDVGDIVISSSCQQHDMDASPLGYPRGTVPYQEVSDFPADPVFIALAEEACTRLCRDHKYIVGRVLSGDQFIADRGFVSSVLYGEMEGACVEMEGAALAQVCGMNRVPFVVLRSISDKADGSADVNFAEFTKLAAQRSFEILNDMVQHL
- a CDS encoding GNAT family N-acetyltransferase, encoding MEHRKTYIRHTLPYHEREIIVEGPVTPSHLQTLRMHPDLDAFRKPEDQHAALVEIASLPEGRIILARSEATIVGYVTFHYPDALERWSQGRMPDLIELGAVEVADEYRSAGLGSKMIRTAFEDGQMERYIVFTTEYYWHWDLKNSGLSVWDYRKMMERLMKTVDMVWYATDDPEICSHPANCLMVRIGKEVPLSSEEQFDRIRFQQRFMY
- a CDS encoding acetoin utilization protein AcuC; translation: MPGSALFIHHEQERKYRFHDRHPFHPIRLELTMDLLKEVGALKPDHLLRQRPATEEELLWVHQPAYVEAVKNLSLTPPDPAWVSRAEQYGLLDEDTPYFAGMHEAAACISGGTVAAVEAVLSGASTHALHLGGGLHHALSAKAAGFCVYNDAAVAISYARRRYGARVLYVDTDVHHGDGVQWSFYSDPEVCTYSIHETGKYLFPGTGFLPERGEHQGYGACMNLPLQPYTEDDSWMECFEQSVRRLAGHFRPDLIVSLHGCDAHALDPLSHMHCSMAIYRRMPEILHELAHTYCEGRWVAVGGGGYDFWRVVPRAWSLLWLEMSGHPLKETLTRQPDARLPEAWTKRWQSQTSFSLPDAWLDDLSHWNGIPRRAEITAKNRETLAVALQDYL